Proteins encoded within one genomic window of Gambusia affinis linkage group LG09, SWU_Gaff_1.0, whole genome shotgun sequence:
- the cnot6a gene encoding CCR4-NOT transcription complex subunit 6a gives MPKEKYDPPDPRRMYTIMSSEEAANGKKSYWAELEISGRVRSLSTALWSLTHLTALHLSDNSLSRIPPDIAKLHNLVYLDLSSNKIRSLPAELGNMVSLRELLLNNNQLRVLPFELGKLFQLQTLGLKGNPLAQEIMSLYQEPDGTRRLLSYLLDNLAGAIKRIPTEQPPARSWISLQEPDRTRPATLFSVMCYNVLCDKYATRQLYGYCPSWALNWEYRKKSIIQEILGCNADIISLQEVETEQYFNFFLPELKEQGYDGFFSPKSRARTMSESDRKHVDGCAVFFKTEKFSAVQKHTVEFNQLAMANSEGSEAMLNRVMTKDNIGVAVLLEVRKEMMEMSSGKSLHGLDKQLLLVANAHMHWDPDYSDVKLVQTMMFLSEVKNIVDKATRSFKLSTSGETSAIPLVLCADLNSLPDSGVVEYLSTGGVDCTHKDFKELRYSDSLTKFNCNGKNSTSNGRITHGFKLKSAYENGLMPYTNYTFDFKGVIDYIFYSKPHLNVLGILGPLDPHWLVENNVSGCPHPHIPSDHFSLYAQLELLLPNVPSQVNGLHLPARR, from the exons ATGCCCAAGGAAAAATATGACCCGCCGGATCCCAGGCGGATGTACACAATTATGTCTAGCGAGGAGGCAGCAAATGGGAAGAAGTCATACTGGGCTGAGCTGGAAATTAGTG gcagAGTAAGGAGTCTCAGCACCGCCCTGTGGTCTCTCACCCACCTCACTGCCCTGCACCTCAGTGACAACTCTCTGTCACGCATCCCGCCAGACATTGCCAAACTACACAACCTGGTGTACCTGGATCTCTCATCCAACAAGATTAGGAGCCTGCCGGCAGAGCTCGGCAACATGGTGTCTCTCAG GGAATTGCTTTTAAATAACAACCAGTTGCGAGTTCTCCCGTTTGAATTGGGAAAACTTTTTCAGTTACAGACACTGGGGTTAAAAG GAAACCCACTTGCACAAGAAATTATGAGCCTCTATCAGGAACCTGATGGCACACGGAGACTGCTCAGCTACTTGTTAGACAATCTGGCAGGGGCTATTAAGCGCA TACCAACAGAGCAGCCACCAGCCAGGTCATGGATCTCGCTCCAGGAACCAGACCGAACACGTCCAGCAA CACTGTTCTCAGTTATGTGCTACAATGTGCTGTGCGATAAATATGCCACACGACAGCTATATGGCTACTGCCCCTCCTGGGCTCTGAACTGGGAGTACAGGAAGAAATCTATCATTCAGGAAATCCTAGGCTGCAATGCAGACATCATCAGTTTGCAG GAAGTGGAAACGGAGCAGTACTTCAATTTCTTCTTGCCAGAGTTGAAAGAGCAGGGATACGACGGGTTCTTCAGTCCAAAGTCACGAGCTAGAACGATGTCCGAGTCGGATCGTAAACATGTGGACGGATGTGCAGTcttcttcaaaacagaaaa ATTCAGCGCTGTGCAGAAGCACACAGTGGAGTTCAACCAGCTGGCCATGGCTAACTCCGAGGGCTCAGAGGCCATGCTGAACAGGGTGATGACCAAGGACAACATCGGAGTAGCCGTATTGCTCGAAGTCCGCAAAGAAATGATGGAAATGTCTT CTGGTAAGTCACTCCACGGCCTGGACAAGCAGCTCCTGCTGGTGGCAAACGCCCACATGCACTGGGATCCCGACTACTCGGATGTCAAGTTGGTCCAGACCATGATGTTCCTGTCAGAGGTGAAAAACATCGTGGACAAGGCAACGCGCAGCTTCAAGCTGTCCACCTCTGGTGAGACCAGTGCCATTCCACTGGTGCTGTGTGCTGACCTCAACTCCTTACCTGACTCTG gtGTAGTCGAGTACCTGAGCACAGGCGGAGTGGACTGCACCCACAAGGACTTCAAGGAGCTTCGCTACAGCGACAGCCTGACCAAATTCAACTGCAACGGCAAGAACAGCACTTCTAATGGCAGGATCACCCACGGCTTCAAGCTCAAGAGCGCCTATGAGAACGGCCTAATGCCTTACACCAATTACACCTTCGACTTTAAG GGTGTCATCGACTATATTTTCTACTCCAAGCCTCATCTGAACGTGTTGGGCATCTTGGGCCCCCTGGACCCTCACTGGCTCGTAGAGAACAATGTCAGCGGCTGCCCACACCCCCACATCCCCTCTGACCACTTCTCCCTCTATGCTCAGCTGGAGTTGCTCCTGCCCAATGTGCCCTCCCAGGTCAATGGGCTGCACTTGCCTGCACGCAGGTAG